One Longimicrobium sp. genomic window carries:
- a CDS encoding electron transfer flavoprotein subunit beta/FixA family protein codes for MKSIVCVKRVPDTETRIRIAGDGASIDPSGVKFVLNPYDEFAVEAALKHKEAAGAGEVTVISAGDAASAETLRTALAMGADAAVLVKTEKPLEGLAVAKALAEEIRGREYDLVLFGMKAVDDDLQAVGLMVAELLGIPAASNVTEFSVENGRATAHREIEGGAEVVELRLPCALTLTKGAYEPRYASLKGIMAAKKKPLEEKPAAADAAPPSFTLSYPPERQAGRIVGQGPDAVPELLRLLREEAKVI; via the coding sequence GTGAAGAGCATCGTGTGCGTAAAGCGCGTCCCGGACACCGAGACGCGCATTCGCATTGCGGGGGACGGCGCCTCGATCGACCCGTCGGGGGTGAAGTTCGTGCTGAACCCGTACGACGAGTTCGCCGTGGAGGCGGCGCTGAAGCACAAGGAGGCCGCGGGCGCGGGCGAGGTGACGGTGATCAGCGCGGGCGACGCCGCGAGCGCCGAGACGCTGCGCACCGCGCTGGCCATGGGCGCCGACGCGGCGGTACTGGTGAAGACGGAGAAGCCGCTGGAGGGGCTGGCGGTCGCGAAGGCGCTGGCCGAGGAGATCCGGGGGCGCGAGTACGACCTGGTGCTCTTCGGGATGAAGGCGGTGGACGACGACCTGCAGGCGGTGGGGCTGATGGTGGCCGAGCTGCTGGGGATCCCAGCGGCGTCGAACGTCACCGAGTTCTCGGTCGAGAACGGCAGGGCCACGGCGCACCGCGAGATCGAGGGCGGCGCCGAGGTGGTGGAGCTCAGGCTCCCCTGCGCGCTCACGCTCACCAAGGGCGCCTACGAGCCGCGCTACGCGTCGCTGAAGGGGATCATGGCGGCCAAGAAGAAGCCGCTGGAGGAGAAGCCCGCAGCGGCCGACGCGGCGCCGCCCTCCTTCACGCTCTCGTACCCGCCCGAGCGCCAGGCCGGCCGCATCGTGGGCCAGGGCCCGGACGCGGTGCCGGAGCTGCTGCGGTTGCTGAGGGAAGAGGCGAAGGTGATTTAG